One Perca flavescens isolate YP-PL-M2 chromosome 14, PFLA_1.0, whole genome shotgun sequence genomic window carries:
- the LOC114568480 gene encoding urokinase plasminogen activator surface receptor-like — protein MYLLALMFGILLLPEASTLRCYECTPDDSGTCTPTPKECPGQCAAKRDVTYSGGSRVEIISQKCLKAEECVDHSINYGLSQTKVTTKCCNTSDLCNTQTVPELQSKPNGRLCYYCDDHSCTNTLMCEGIEQYCVSLTETRGGQQVTKKGCASNYICTAKDKFANITTSCCQGNLCNGAISSRIAGLVLLAPPLLSLLGTSY, from the exons ATGTATCTCCTGGCGCTGATGTTCGGGATTCTGCTTCTCCCTGAAG CCTCCACCCTGAGATGTTATGAGTGTACACCAGATGACTCGGGAACGTGCACGCCAACACCCAAAGAATGCCCTGGACAGTGTGCTGCAAAGAGAGATGTTACATACTCAG GTGGTTCAAGAGTTGAAATAATCTCACAAAAATGTCTCAAAGCTGAAGAATGTGTCGATCACTCGATCAACTACGGACTCTCCCAGACCAAAGTTACCACCAAGTGCTGcaacacctctgacctctgcaACACCCAGACAGTCCCAG AGCTCCAATCCAAACCAAACGGTAGACTGTGCTACTACTGCGATGATCATTCTTGCACCAACACCTTAATGTGTGAGGGGATCGAGCAATACTGTGTCTCACTAACAG AGACCCGAGGAGGACAACAGGTGACCAAGAAGGGCTGTGCCTCCAACTACATCTGCACTGCGAAGGATAAATTCGCAAATATAACAACTAGCTGTTGCCAGGGCAACCTCTGCAACGGCGCCATCAGCAGCCGCATCGCCGGCCTGGTGCTGCTGGCCCCCCCGCTGCTCTCTCTGCTCGGGACCTCTTATTAA
- the gabpb2a gene encoding GA-binding protein subunit beta-2a isoform X1: MLKMTALHWAAQHGHHGVAETLIKHGADVHALSKFDKSPFDIAADIQNTELMLLLQEGMQNQVNMNQVSMNVETSSTNQPQFIIQGIPSIQGGVVNLAELLNKANAGDSEEAMAASALDSNIQHATVVNEAGQRVITIVTDQHGNLQTTGGMPPPFFVTMQHGQQMLAVPANTVTEEVVTEEPQPPPSRKRKLEVTNNHNDTGETELLQRQLLEANRKAQEYRTQLMRKEQEAEQYRIKLEAMSQSQTTINNNNNNNNTAAAGGNAASPEEVVGGDEEDEEEEEEASGAMVEEGEMVVLQDGGIIMEGEEGQVTLVETGGETTEVSS, translated from the exons ATGCTGAAGATGACGGCGCTGCACTGGGCGGCGCAGCACGGTCACCACGGCGTCGCCGAGACGCTCATCAAACACGGCGCCGACGTGCACGCGCTCAGCAAGTTCGACAAGTCGCCGTTTGACATCGCCGCCGACATCCAGAACACGGAGctcatgctgctgctgcag gagggcatGCAGAACCAGGTGAACATGAACCAGGTGAGCATGAACGTGGAGACCAGCAGCACCAACCAGCCGCAGTTCATCATCCAGGGAATCCCGTCCATCCAGGGAGGGGTGGTGAACCTGGCCGAGCTGCTCAACAAGGCCAACGCAG gTGACTCGGAGGAAGCAATGGCCGCCAGCGCTCTGGACTCCAACATCCAGCACGCCACCGTCGTCAACGAGGCCGGTCAGAGGGTCATCACCATAGTAACGGACCAGCACGGCAACCTGCAGACCACCGGAGGCATGCCGCCGCCGTTCTTCGTCACCATGCAGCACGGACAGCAGA tgttggCGGTGCCGGCCAACACTGTGACGGAGGAGGTGGTGACTGAGGAGCCTCAGCCTCCGCCCTCCAGGAAGAGGAAGCTGGAGGTGACCAACAACCACAACGACACGGGAGAGACG gagttgctccagaggcagcTGCTGGAGGCCAACAGGAAGGCCCAGGAGTACCGGACGCAGCTGATGCGTAAGGAGCAGGAGGCCGAGCAGTACCGCATCAAGCTGGAGGCCATGTCCCAGAGCCAGACcaccatcaacaacaacaacaacaacaacaacaccgcCGCCGCCGGGGGCAACGCTGCCAGCCCCGAGGAAGTGGTGGGCGGAGACGAGGaggacgaagaggaggaggaggaggcgtcCGGCGCGATGGTGGAGGAAGGAGAGATGGTGGTGCTGCAGGATGGAGGGATCATcatggagggggaggaggggcagGTCACGCTGGTGGAGACCGGCGGCGAGACCACCGAGGTCAGCTCCTaa
- the gabpb2a gene encoding GA-binding protein subunit beta-2a isoform X2 — MSLVDLGKRLLEAARKGQDDEVRNLMANGAPFTTDWVRLQRVHLAAQHGHYSTADVLLRAGVCKVDAAHIEGHTVIVELLVRSGADINAKDMLKMTALHWAAQHGHHGVAETLIKHGADVHALSKFDKSPFDIAADIQNTELMLLLQEGMQNQVNMNQVSMNVETSSTNQPQFIIQGIPSIQGGVVNLAELLNKANAGDSEEAMAASALDSNIQHATVVNEAGQRVITIVTDQHGNLQTTGGMPPPFFVTMQHGQQMLAVPANTVTEEVVTEEPQPPPSRKRKLEVTNNHNDTGETELLQRQLLEANRKAQEYRTQLMRKEQEAEQYRIKLEAMSQSQTTINNNNNNNNTAAAGGNAASPEEVVGGDEEDEEEEEEASGAMVEEGEMVVLQDGGIIMEGEEGQVTLVETGGETTEVSS, encoded by the exons aTGTCGCTGGTGGACCTCGGGAAGCGTCTGCTGGAGGCGGCGCGGAAAGGTCAAGACGATGAGGTCAGAAACCTGATGGCCAACGGAGCGCCGTTCACCACCGACTGGGTGAGACTGCAAC gtgtgcatctcgcCGCCCAGCACGGCCATTACTCCACCGCCGACGTGCTGCTGAGGGCCGGGGTGTGTAAGGTGGACGCTGCACATATCGAGGGACACACGGTCATAGTGGAGCTGCTGGTCCGG aGCGGAGCGGACATCAACGCCAAAGACATGCTGAAGATGACGGCGCTGCACTGGGCGGCGCAGCACGGTCACCACGGCGTCGCCGAGACGCTCATCAAACACGGCGCCGACGTGCACGCGCTCAGCAAGTTCGACAAGTCGCCGTTTGACATCGCCGCCGACATCCAGAACACGGAGctcatgctgctgctgcag gagggcatGCAGAACCAGGTGAACATGAACCAGGTGAGCATGAACGTGGAGACCAGCAGCACCAACCAGCCGCAGTTCATCATCCAGGGAATCCCGTCCATCCAGGGAGGGGTGGTGAACCTGGCCGAGCTGCTCAACAAGGCCAACGCAG gTGACTCGGAGGAAGCAATGGCCGCCAGCGCTCTGGACTCCAACATCCAGCACGCCACCGTCGTCAACGAGGCCGGTCAGAGGGTCATCACCATAGTAACGGACCAGCACGGCAACCTGCAGACCACCGGAGGCATGCCGCCGCCGTTCTTCGTCACCATGCAGCACGGACAGCAGA tgttggCGGTGCCGGCCAACACTGTGACGGAGGAGGTGGTGACTGAGGAGCCTCAGCCTCCGCCCTCCAGGAAGAGGAAGCTGGAGGTGACCAACAACCACAACGACACGGGAGAGACG gagttgctccagaggcagcTGCTGGAGGCCAACAGGAAGGCCCAGGAGTACCGGACGCAGCTGATGCGTAAGGAGCAGGAGGCCGAGCAGTACCGCATCAAGCTGGAGGCCATGTCCCAGAGCCAGACcaccatcaacaacaacaacaacaacaacaacaccgcCGCCGCCGGGGGCAACGCTGCCAGCCCCGAGGAAGTGGTGGGCGGAGACGAGGaggacgaagaggaggaggaggaggcgtcCGGCGCGATGGTGGAGGAAGGAGAGATGGTGGTGCTGCAGGATGGAGGGATCATcatggagggggaggaggggcagGTCACGCTGGTGGAGACCGGCGGCGAGACCACCGAGGTCAGCTCCTaa